The Sporomusa termitida genome has a window encoding:
- a CDS encoding FAD-dependent oxidoreductase, with translation MIKIKQEAIESDVLVVGGGIAGLMAAIAAADSGAQVVLADKGDTRRSGSGATGNDHFTCYIPEYHQCTVEEYLVEHNMSLVGGNADPKIQAIFAARSFEVVKDWHTWGIDMQPHGEWEFNGHAYPGRRRIFLKYNGYNQKQVLTDEARKRGVRIVNKTPVIEFITDSSHKIIGAVGLDIAAAEPSLVLFRTKTIIAATGNTSRLYPSITPTKLFNTAHCPANAGGGRAAAYRAGARLINLEIPNTHAGPKYFERCGKATWIGILNDPEGKPVGPFVTKPTRELGDITADVWHSVFTDKMQNGTGPVYMDCSETSPADLEYMRWGLECEGDTSLLDAMEHEGIDLTRHKVEFTRYEPILIGRGIEIDEQAATNVSGLYAAGDEVGNFRADISGAAVMGRIAGENAARYAQDSTLTNDNLVDHCTVVEKTAFCNVLLSRADGEPWQDLNAAIQQIMNDYAGVTFVRSENLLTTALLYLDQLEQKAKAAIGVQTAHELMRALECFDLLQIGRLLCITARERKETRGLHKRSDYTFTNPLLNGKFLTIAEAAGETRLHWREQIK, from the coding sequence ATGATTAAGATAAAGCAGGAAGCAATAGAGAGCGATGTCCTGGTGGTGGGCGGCGGTATCGCCGGTTTAATGGCGGCGATTGCCGCGGCTGACAGTGGCGCCCAAGTTGTTCTTGCCGATAAAGGCGATACCAGAAGAAGCGGATCAGGGGCGACAGGCAATGATCATTTTACCTGTTATATCCCCGAGTATCATCAATGTACAGTGGAAGAATATCTGGTCGAACACAACATGTCCCTGGTGGGCGGTAATGCCGATCCGAAAATCCAGGCCATATTTGCCGCAAGATCGTTTGAGGTGGTAAAGGACTGGCATACATGGGGTATTGATATGCAGCCGCATGGCGAGTGGGAATTCAATGGCCATGCCTATCCGGGCCGAAGAAGAATATTTTTGAAATATAATGGGTATAACCAGAAACAGGTGCTTACCGACGAAGCCCGCAAACGGGGCGTGCGAATTGTCAACAAAACCCCGGTTATTGAGTTTATAACCGATAGTTCCCATAAAATCATCGGTGCAGTTGGCTTGGACATTGCGGCGGCAGAACCGTCATTAGTACTGTTCCGCACCAAAACGATCATTGCCGCTACCGGCAATACCAGCCGGTTATATCCGTCAATCACGCCTACTAAATTATTTAATACAGCCCATTGCCCGGCTAACGCCGGCGGGGGGCGGGCCGCCGCCTACAGAGCCGGCGCCCGGTTGATCAATCTTGAAATTCCTAATACCCATGCCGGTCCTAAGTATTTCGAACGGTGCGGCAAAGCAACATGGATCGGGATCCTGAATGACCCGGAGGGAAAACCGGTAGGGCCATTTGTAACCAAGCCCACCCGGGAGCTAGGCGATATTACTGCCGACGTCTGGCATTCTGTATTTACCGACAAAATGCAAAATGGCACCGGCCCTGTGTACATGGACTGTTCAGAGACCTCGCCCGCGGATCTGGAATATATGCGGTGGGGCTTAGAGTGCGAAGGCGATACCTCGCTGCTGGATGCTATGGAACACGAGGGAATCGACCTTACCAGGCATAAGGTCGAATTTACCAGATATGAGCCCATTCTGATTGGCCGGGGCATCGAAATTGACGAACAGGCTGCCACCAATGTTAGCGGCTTGTATGCAGCGGGTGATGAAGTCGGAAACTTTCGGGCCGATATTTCCGGGGCGGCAGTTATGGGACGAATTGCCGGGGAAAATGCTGCCCGCTATGCCCAGGACAGTACATTGACTAATGATAATTTGGTGGATCACTGTACTGTTGTTGAAAAAACCGCTTTTTGCAATGTTTTGTTATCGCGGGCGGACGGCGAGCCCTGGCAGGACCTCAATGCGGCCATTCAGCAAATTATGAACGACTATGCCGGCGTGACCTTTGTGCGTTCGGAAAACCTTCTCACCACCGCGCTGCTTTACCTAGACCAGTTAGAGCAAAAAGCGAAAGCAGCCATTGGCGTACAAACAGCCCATGAACTGATGCGCGCCTTAGAATGTTTTGATCTTCTGCAAATTGGCCGTTTGCTTTGCATCACTGCCAGAGAAAGAAAGGAAACAAGGGGCTTGCACAAGCGTTCGGACTATACGTTCACCAATCCGTTATTAAACGGCAAGTTTCTGACGATTGCTGAGGCCGCGGGTGAAACCCGGTTGCATTGGCGTGAGCAAATTAAATAA
- a CDS encoding ABC transporter permease → MALETGKEKQISRRISLTGLVNLANNGIVPLTLIFCWWYLSSSEIFPPILMPPLTKIWSAFTKNLTNGLLAKDLISSLSIVLQGYIGGSLLGLTAGILMGIFPRVKRLFDPVLNGLRQIPPLAWIPLLILWFGIGDASKVILIITGSFFPVLLNTVNGITGVPQGLLEFAKLYKIKKRDILLRIYLPGALSSIFVGLRLGASTAWMSIVAAEMIAATAGVGYRINDARNLMQSDVVIVYMILIGCIGGIMDFVIKAIARYVLKWQRA, encoded by the coding sequence GTGGCGTTAGAAACAGGGAAAGAAAAACAAATCTCCCGGAGAATATCACTTACCGGCCTGGTTAACCTCGCTAATAACGGCATTGTTCCTCTAACTTTGATTTTCTGCTGGTGGTATTTAAGCAGCAGCGAAATCTTTCCGCCGATTTTAATGCCGCCGCTAACCAAGATATGGAGTGCCTTTACCAAGAACTTAACAAACGGGCTGCTGGCAAAAGACTTAATTTCCTCCTTATCCATCGTTTTGCAGGGCTACATTGGCGGCAGTCTGTTAGGGTTGACAGCCGGGATTTTAATGGGGATTTTTCCCCGGGTCAAGCGATTGTTTGATCCGGTGCTTAACGGGCTGAGGCAAATTCCGCCCTTAGCCTGGATTCCGCTGTTGATATTATGGTTTGGCATTGGCGATGCATCAAAAGTAATTTTAATTATTACCGGTTCCTTCTTCCCGGTTTTATTAAATACGGTGAACGGGATTACCGGTGTGCCCCAAGGTCTGTTAGAATTTGCCAAGCTGTATAAAATCAAGAAAAGAGATATTCTCCTGCGCATTTATCTGCCCGGGGCCTTATCGTCCATCTTCGTTGGGCTGCGGCTCGGAGCCAGCACGGCCTGGATGTCCATTGTGGCGGCCGAAATGATTGCCGCCACCGCCGGCGTCGGGTACAGGATTAATGACGCCCGCAACCTAATGCAATCTGATGTGGTAATTGTATATATGATTTTAATTGGTTGTATCGGCGGCATAATGGATTTCGTTATTAAAGCAATAGCCAGGTATGTGCTCAAATGGCAACGAGCATAG
- a CDS encoding ABC transporter substrate-binding protein yields MRLKTFLAALLVLGVFVAGCAGKSSPTGAGEAAKVVRIGYVDSGKSFPNDALAIAIDKGFLKAELDKAGYQLEAIPFTGAGPAINEAIAGSSIDMASSGDVPVTIAKSNGVDTVLVAAEVGFNDAALVVPKDAGVTSIQALKGKKVATLKGSYMHKSLADMLTANNLTINDIEFVNMTSQDAAAAIISKTVDAAVLSAVQEAQIVKSGHGVILLSGADNPEWKGSHGIIARSAYAQANKEAVTAVVSALIQAGEYAKANSQEAITILEKSGYPLEALALLFPDQKIDFNVVAGDAAKKAFAGVANFLFANELIRDKPDLDQWIDSSYYQEASKAIKK; encoded by the coding sequence ATGAGATTGAAAACGTTTTTGGCTGCCTTACTGGTATTGGGGGTATTTGTTGCCGGCTGCGCCGGTAAATCAAGTCCAACGGGCGCCGGCGAAGCGGCAAAAGTTGTGAGAATTGGTTATGTCGATAGTGGTAAATCCTTTCCCAATGATGCCCTGGCGATCGCGATAGACAAAGGTTTTCTAAAAGCAGAGCTGGATAAAGCCGGCTATCAGTTAGAGGCCATACCGTTTACCGGTGCCGGTCCGGCCATTAATGAGGCGATCGCCGGCAGCAGTATTGATATGGCATCGTCAGGTGACGTACCTGTTACCATTGCCAAAAGCAACGGCGTCGATACGGTTTTAGTCGCCGCCGAAGTGGGCTTTAACGATGCCGCCCTGGTGGTGCCCAAGGATGCAGGCGTAACGTCTATCCAGGCTTTAAAAGGGAAAAAGGTCGCCACCCTCAAGGGTTCGTATATGCATAAATCGCTGGCCGATATGCTTACTGCCAATAATTTAACAATCAACGATATTGAATTTGTCAATATGACCTCCCAGGATGCGGCGGCAGCGATCATCAGTAAAACGGTTGACGCCGCAGTGCTTTCCGCAGTGCAGGAAGCGCAAATCGTTAAATCCGGGCACGGTGTAATTTTGCTGTCTGGCGCTGACAACCCCGAGTGGAAGGGCAGTCACGGCATTATCGCCCGCAGCGCCTACGCACAAGCCAATAAAGAAGCAGTTACCGCAGTGGTCAGTGCATTGATTCAAGCCGGTGAGTATGCAAAAGCCAATAGTCAGGAAGCAATTACTATTCTTGAGAAATCAGGTTACCCGCTGGAGGCCCTGGCCCTGTTATTCCCTGATCAAAAAATTGATTTCAACGTGGTGGCCGGCGATGCGGCCAAAAAGGCCTTTGCCGGCGTTGCCAACTTCTTATTTGCCAACGAATTAATCAGGGACAAACCTGATCTGGATCAATGGATTGACAGCAGCTATTACCAGGAGGCCAGCAAAGCCATAAAGAAATAA
- a CDS encoding ABC transporter ATP-binding protein has translation MGFDLHINALSKSFWVGSESIPVLDNITLDIKEGEFVSIVGHSGCGKSTLLKIIAGLVEYSAGTVLCGGQDLRESDVHRGMIFQDHRLLPWLTVAENIGFGLYGLAEQEKQGRIREHIELVGLKGFEKAYPHQLSGGMAQRTAIARAFVHKPDILLLDEPFGALDALTRIQMQDEVLKIWEQQKTTMILVTHDIDEAIYLGDRVVINTNRPASIKKIFTVDLARPRERTGHYFSLLKAQIMQEFFDSKKRDPEYYL, from the coding sequence ATGGGATTTGACTTACATATTAATGCTTTGAGTAAAAGCTTTTGGGTTGGGTCTGAGTCGATACCAGTATTGGATAATATTACTCTCGATATTAAAGAAGGGGAATTTGTCAGTATCGTTGGCCACAGCGGCTGCGGCAAAAGTACGTTGCTGAAAATTATTGCCGGCCTTGTTGAATATTCGGCCGGAACAGTACTTTGCGGCGGTCAGGACCTGCGGGAATCGGACGTACACAGAGGCATGATTTTTCAGGACCACAGGCTGCTGCCGTGGCTGACGGTGGCGGAGAACATTGGTTTTGGTTTATATGGCCTGGCTGAACAGGAAAAGCAGGGCAGAATACGCGAACATATTGAGCTTGTGGGCTTAAAGGGGTTCGAAAAGGCGTATCCGCATCAGCTGTCCGGCGGTATGGCCCAGCGGACGGCAATTGCCCGCGCGTTTGTACACAAACCGGATATTTTACTTTTGGATGAGCCATTTGGCGCGTTAGATGCATTAACAAGAATTCAAATGCAAGATGAGGTACTAAAGATTTGGGAACAACAAAAAACGACGATGATTCTTGTTACTCATGATATTGATGAAGCAATCTATCTGGGTGATCGCGTTGTCATTAATACCAACCGGCCGGCATCAATCAAAAAAATATTTACGGTCGATCTGGCGCGGCCCCGGGAAAGAACAGGCCATTACTTTAGCTTGCTTAAGGCCCAGATAATGCAAGAGTTTTTTGACTCGAAAAAACGTGATCCTGAGTATTATCTTTAA
- a CDS encoding 4Fe-4S dicluster domain-containing protein: MPPIVDAGKCIRCGKCAEICGLDVYGPAKKKAVPSPIYKDDCWHCNACVLDCPAQAIRLKLPLPMSLLYREAVGAGGRNHD; this comes from the coding sequence ATGCCGCCAATTGTTGATGCGGGTAAATGTATAAGGTGCGGAAAGTGTGCCGAGATTTGCGGGCTTGATGTCTATGGCCCGGCCAAAAAGAAGGCGGTGCCTAGCCCCATCTATAAAGACGACTGCTGGCATTGCAACGCCTGTGTCCTGGATTGCCCGGCGCAAGCGATCAGGCTGAAATTGCCGTTGCCGATGTCGTTATTATATAGAGAAGCAGTTGGTGCCGGGGGCCGGAATCATGATTAA
- a CDS encoding MarR family winged helix-turn-helix transcriptional regulator, with product MDRVKTAEMMFHLIPLLDKEFVRPVEQQFKTILTTAQVHVLAMLREKKATMTELSQAMLMSKQQMTPIIDKLVAAGFVRREYDNIDRRIIRIGITASGLNICESIKAKAMLLLEQKIERLEEQDVLRLNKAISELQQAITKMAY from the coding sequence TTGGATCGCGTAAAAACCGCTGAAATGATGTTTCATTTAATTCCGCTCCTTGATAAGGAGTTTGTGAGGCCGGTTGAACAACAATTTAAAACGATTCTTACTACGGCGCAAGTGCATGTACTGGCGATGCTAAGAGAAAAAAAGGCCACGATGACGGAACTTTCCCAGGCAATGCTTATGTCCAAGCAGCAGATGACACCGATTATTGATAAACTGGTGGCAGCAGGTTTTGTCCGGAGAGAATACGATAACATTGACCGGCGAATTATCCGCATAGGCATAACCGCGTCCGGCTTGAACATTTGTGAGAGCATAAAAGCAAAAGCAATGCTGCTATTAGAGCAGAAAATTGAACGTCTAGAGGAACAGGATGTGCTGCGGCTAAATAAGGCGATCAGTGAATTGCAGCAAGCCATAACGAAAATGGCTTACTGA